A window of Fundulus heteroclitus isolate FHET01 chromosome 15, MU-UCD_Fhet_4.1, whole genome shotgun sequence contains these coding sequences:
- the si:ch211-63o20.7 gene encoding serine/threonine-protein kinase pdik1l has translation MDELYTLDREVGRGSYGVVFEGHMAKTGHRVAVKRLPCSNPECIELYLQELWAMRATAKNHVNVIALHSCLLQTGSRSLKSLKPGKLPLPLVEAVLKGTVVGPQRGQERSKVSSNTPRRCNSASRLQDKTNTLLARAKPHPREKSTGSDSSTPRRPPSRATKRSAQQQEEEEEEQSGSLRCLALWLVMEYCDGGDLNRYLLSRPPDADRNHGVLLQLCSAVAFLHGLGITHRDLKPDNVLVCVTPKGPVIKVADFGLSKMSSAVVNGERCRQHFSSTCGSDFYMAPEVWGGLSYTAQADIFSLGVMFWAVLERITFVEEGTTQEQLGAYVCKGRWLMPLGEALWENADLQLSVPMKRAPRPLPPPGPAMCALLLDMLAFNPDARPSAGQLEARVRSALKQDSD, from the exons ATGGACGAGCTGTACACGCTGGACAGGGAGGTGGGCAGAGGCAGCTATGGTGTTGTGTTTGAGGGCCACATGGCCAAAACGGGCCACCGGGTGGCTGTGAAACGCCTGCCCTGCAGCAACCCAGAGTGCATTGAGCTCTACCTGCAGGAGCTGTGGGCTATGAGGGCCACCGCCAAGAACCACGTCAACGTCATCGCGCTGCACAGCTGCCTCCTTCAGACGGGATCCAGGAGCCTCAAGTCCCTCAAGCCTGGAAAGCTGCCTCTGCCACTTGTCGAGGCCGTGCTGAAGGGCACTGTGGTGGGGCCACAGAGAGGTCAAGAGAGGAGTAAGGTTTCCTCAAACACCCCGAGGAGGTGTAACTCGGCCTCCAGGCTCCAGGACAAGACCAACACGCTCCTGGCCAGAGCCAAGCCCCATCCGAGGGAGAAATCGACCGGGTCGGATTCTTCCACCCCGCGCCGGCCTCCGAGCCGAGCCACGAAGAGATCGgcccagcagcaggaggaggaggaggaggagcagtcTGGATCTCTGCGCTGCCTCGCCCTGTGGCTGGTGATGGAGTACTGCGACGGGGGCGACCTGAACCGGTACCTGCTCTCCAGACCCCCGGATGCCGATCGGAACCACGGTGTGCTGCTTCAGCTGTGCAGCGCCGTGGCCTTCCTGCACGGTCTGGGTATCACTCACCGAGACCTGAAGCCGGACAACGTCCTCGTCTGCGTGACGCCCAAGGGCCCCGTTATCAAG GTGGCAGATTTTGGTCTGAGCAAGATGAGCAGCGCAGTGGTGAACGGCGAGCGCTGCCGGCAGCACTTCTCCTCCACGTGCGGCTCGGACTTCTACATGGCCCCCGAGGTGTGGGGCGGGCTGAGCTACACGGCCCAGGCGGACATCTTCTCCCTCGGCGTGATGTTCTGGGCCGTCCTGGAGAGGATCACTTTCGTGGAAGAGGGCACGACGCAGGAGCAGCTGG GTGCCTACGTGTGCAAGGGTCGCTGGCTGATGCCGCTGGGGGAAGCCCTGTGGGAGAACGCCGACCTCCAGCTGAGCGTCCCTATGAAGAGGGCGCCCCGGCCGCTGCCCCCTCCTGGCCCGGCCATGTGCGCCCTGCTTCTAGACATGCTCGCCTTCAACCCCGATGCTCGGCCCTCGGCGGGCCAGCTGGAGGCCAGAGTGCGCTCCGCTCTGAAACAGGACTCCGACTGA